A single genomic interval of Alligator mississippiensis isolate rAllMis1 chromosome 15, rAllMis1, whole genome shotgun sequence harbors:
- the LOC102570365 gene encoding trypsin-like, with protein MKLLGFALLLVLAAAAFKTPRMLRGFQCPDDAHRWDVALYEGFKFKCTGVLIHKNWILTLAHCNPKGQLYARLGQRNLLQPDKMGQLRLLKRRFPYPKYNSATRDNDIMLVKLSMAANESKYVRTVCLPDYPTQCAEPEEHCILSGWGTRFLKNGPPPDVLMCGNVTVVSYATCQASRPKGLTPNMLCATVTTGGTDACQADFGSPLVCSGVLQGLASWGFEECSYSDPPNIFVKVCKYINWIREVIASN; from the exons ATGAAGCTGCTGGGCTTTGCTCTGCTGCTGGTGTTGgcag CTGCTGCCTTCAAGACCCCCCGCATGCTCCGGGGCTTCCAGTGTCCTGATGACGCACATCGGTGGGACGTGGCCCTCTATGAAGGATTCAAGTTCAAGTGTACGGGTGTCCTGATCCACAAGAACTGGATCCTCACACTCGCTCACTGCAACCCTAAGGG GCAACTTTATGCCCGCTTAGGGCAACGTAATTTATTGCAACCGGATAAAATGGGGCAGCTGAGATTGTTGAAGAGGCGCTTTCCCTATCCCAAGTATAACAGTGCCACCAGGGATAATGACATCATGCTCGTCAAACTGTCCATGGCAGCCAACGAGAGCAAATACGTGAGGACAGTCTGTCTCCCTGATTACCCAACCCAATGTGCTGAACCTGAGGAGCACTGTATACTCTCGGGCTGGGGCACCAGATTCCTGAAGAACG GGCCCCCACCTGATGTGCTGATGTGCGGCAATGTGACTGTGGTCTCCTATGCCACCTGCCAGGCCTCCCGCCCTAAAGGCCTCACCCCCAACATGTTATGTGCCACCGTGACCACGGGGGGCACCGATGCCTGTCAG GCGGACTTTGGTTCCCCCCTGGTCTGCAGTGGTGTTCTGCAGGGCTTGGCCTCCTGGGGCTTTGAGGAATGCTCCTACTCAGACCCGCCCAATATCTTCGTCAAGGTCTGCAAGTACATCAACTGGATCCGGGAGGTCATCGCTTCCAATTGA